A single Pseudoxanthomonas sp. DNA region contains:
- a CDS encoding DNA topoisomerase I codes for MPKHLLIVESPAKAKTINKYLGKDFTVLASYGHVRDLVPKEGAVDPANGFAMRYDLIEKNEKHVDAIAKAAKGADDIFLATDPDREGEAISWHIAEILKERGLLKDKPLHRVVFTEITPRAIKEAMTQPRQIAGDLVDAQQARRALDYLVGFNLSPVLWRKVQRGLSAGRVQSPALRMIVEREEEIEAFVAREYWSIEAECAHPRQAFTAKLTKLDGQKFEQFTVTDGDTAEAARLRIQQAAQGALHVTDVTSKERKRRPAPPFTTSTLQQEASRKLGFTTRKTMQVAQKLYEGVNIGDEGTVGLISYMRTDSVSLSQDALAEIRDVIARDFGVQALPDKPNVYVTKSKNAQEAHEAVRPTSALRTPAQVARYLSDDERKLYDLIWKRAVACQMVPATLNTVSVDLAAGSQHSFRASGTTVVDPGFLAVYEEGKDQKNAEDDDEGRKLPPMKPGDSVPLDRIHADQHFTQPPPRFTEAALVKALEEYGIGRPSTYASIIQTLIFRKYVEMEGRAFKPSDVGRAVSKFLSGHFTRYVDYDFTAKLEDELDAVSRGEEEWVPLMEKFWGPFKELVDEKAETVDRSEATGARELGTDAKSGKPVSVRLGRYGPYAQIGDKDTDEKLEFASLRPGQSMHTITLEDALELFKLPRKLGQDKGEEVSVGIGRFGPFAKRGSVYASLKKEDDPYTIDLARAVFLIEEKEEIARNRIIKEFDGSDIQVLNGRFGPYISDGKLNGKIPKDREPASLTFDEVTKLLEETGKPVRKGFGKKAPAKKAAVKKEAAPKQAAAKKAPAKKAAKKATKKTATKTATKKAVAKKTTVKKTATATAGDDAPF; via the coding sequence ATGCCCAAGCACCTGCTCATCGTCGAGTCGCCCGCCAAGGCCAAGACGATCAACAAATACCTCGGCAAGGACTTCACCGTCCTGGCGTCCTACGGCCACGTCCGGGACCTGGTGCCGAAGGAAGGAGCGGTGGATCCGGCCAACGGGTTCGCGATGCGCTACGACCTGATCGAGAAGAACGAGAAGCACGTCGATGCCATCGCCAAGGCCGCCAAGGGCGCCGACGACATCTTCCTGGCGACCGACCCGGACCGCGAGGGCGAGGCGATCAGCTGGCACATCGCGGAAATCCTGAAGGAGCGCGGCCTGCTGAAGGACAAGCCGCTGCACCGCGTGGTGTTCACCGAGATCACGCCGCGCGCCATCAAGGAGGCCATGACCCAGCCGCGCCAGATCGCCGGCGATCTGGTCGACGCGCAGCAGGCGCGCCGCGCGCTGGACTACCTGGTCGGCTTCAACCTGTCGCCGGTGCTGTGGCGCAAGGTCCAGCGCGGCCTGTCCGCCGGCCGCGTGCAGTCGCCGGCGCTGCGCATGATCGTCGAGCGCGAGGAGGAGATCGAAGCCTTCGTCGCCCGCGAGTACTGGAGCATCGAGGCCGAGTGCGCGCATCCGCGCCAGGCCTTCACCGCCAAGCTCACCAAGCTGGACGGCCAGAAGTTCGAGCAGTTCACCGTCACCGACGGCGACACCGCCGAAGCCGCCCGCCTGCGCATCCAGCAGGCCGCGCAGGGTGCGCTGCACGTCACCGACGTGACCAGCAAGGAACGCAAGCGCCGCCCGGCGCCGCCGTTCACCACCTCCACGCTGCAGCAGGAAGCCTCGCGCAAGCTCGGCTTCACCACCCGCAAGACCATGCAGGTGGCGCAGAAGCTGTACGAAGGCGTCAACATCGGCGACGAGGGCACGGTCGGCCTGATCAGCTATATGCGTACCGACTCGGTGAGCCTGTCGCAGGATGCGCTGGCCGAGATCCGCGACGTCATCGCGCGCGACTTCGGCGTGCAGGCGCTGCCGGACAAGCCCAACGTCTACGTCACCAAGTCCAAGAACGCGCAGGAAGCGCACGAAGCCGTCCGCCCGACCAGCGCACTGCGCACGCCGGCGCAGGTGGCCAGGTACCTGAGCGACGACGAGCGCAAGCTCTACGACCTGATCTGGAAGCGCGCCGTCGCCTGCCAGATGGTGCCGGCCACGCTCAACACCGTCAGCGTCGACCTGGCCGCGGGCAGCCAGCACAGCTTCCGCGCCAGCGGCACCACCGTGGTCGATCCCGGCTTCCTGGCCGTGTACGAGGAAGGCAAGGACCAGAAGAACGCCGAGGACGACGACGAAGGCCGCAAGCTGCCGCCGATGAAGCCCGGCGATTCGGTGCCGCTGGACCGCATCCACGCCGACCAGCATTTCACTCAGCCGCCGCCGCGCTTCACCGAAGCCGCGCTGGTCAAGGCGCTGGAGGAATACGGCATCGGCCGTCCCTCCACCTACGCCTCGATCATCCAGACGCTGATCTTCCGCAAGTACGTGGAAATGGAAGGCCGCGCGTTCAAGCCCAGCGACGTGGGCCGCGCGGTCTCCAAGTTCCTGTCCGGCCACTTCACCCGGTACGTCGACTACGACTTCACCGCCAAGCTGGAGGACGAGCTCGACGCCGTCTCCCGCGGCGAGGAAGAGTGGGTGCCGCTGATGGAGAAGTTCTGGGGCCCGTTCAAGGAACTGGTGGATGAGAAGGCCGAGACGGTCGACCGCAGCGAAGCCACCGGCGCGCGCGAGCTCGGCACCGACGCCAAGTCCGGCAAGCCGGTCAGCGTGCGCCTGGGCCGTTACGGACCGTATGCGCAGATCGGCGACAAGGACACGGACGAGAAGCTGGAGTTCGCCTCGCTGCGCCCCGGCCAGTCCATGCACACCATCACCCTGGAAGACGCGCTGGAGCTGTTCAAGCTGCCGCGCAAGCTGGGCCAGGACAAGGGCGAGGAGGTCAGCGTCGGCATCGGCCGGTTCGGCCCGTTCGCCAAGCGCGGCAGCGTGTACGCGTCGCTGAAGAAGGAAGACGATCCGTACACGATCGACCTGGCGCGTGCGGTGTTCCTGATCGAAGAGAAGGAAGAGATCGCGCGCAACCGCATCATCAAGGAATTCGACGGCAGCGACATCCAGGTGCTGAACGGCCGCTTCGGCCCGTACATCAGCGATGGCAAGCTCAACGGCAAGATCCCCAAGGATCGCGAGCCCGCCTCGCTGACCTTCGACGAAGTGACCAAGCTGCTGGAGGAAACCGGCAAGCCGGTGCGCAAGGGCTTCGGCAAGAAGGCGCCGGCCAAGAAGGCGGCGGTGAAGAAGGAAGCCGCGCCGAAGCAGGCCGCCGCCAAGAAGGCGCCGGCGAAGAAGGCCGCCAAGAAGGCCACCAAGAAGACCGCGACGAAAACCGCGACCAAGAAGGCGGTCGCAAAGAAGACCACGGTGAAGAAGACCGCCACCGCCACGGCCGGCGACGACGCCCCGTTCTGA
- a CDS encoding L-threonylcarbamoyladenylate synthase, with amino-acid sequence MPIERTIEEAAETIRSGGIVAYPTEAVWGLGCDPFDEGAVHRLLAIKQRPVEKGLILIAATLEQLKPLIDVAAVPTARLTEVLSSWPGPHTWVMPATAQAPRWITGAHRGIAVRVSQHPVVVGLCQAYGGALVSTSANLSGEPAVSEQAALDPALLARVDAVVPGATGGLDRPTAIRDALTGQSLRD; translated from the coding sequence ATGCCGATCGAACGGACCATCGAGGAAGCCGCCGAGACCATCCGCAGCGGCGGCATCGTCGCCTACCCCACCGAGGCCGTCTGGGGGCTGGGCTGCGATCCGTTCGATGAAGGCGCGGTGCACCGGCTGCTGGCTATCAAGCAGCGGCCGGTCGAGAAGGGCCTGATCCTGATCGCCGCCACCCTGGAGCAGCTCAAGCCGCTGATCGATGTGGCGGCCGTGCCCACCGCACGGCTGACGGAGGTGCTGTCCAGCTGGCCCGGCCCGCATACCTGGGTCATGCCCGCCACTGCGCAGGCGCCGCGCTGGATCACCGGCGCACACCGCGGCATCGCCGTCCGGGTGAGCCAGCACCCGGTCGTGGTGGGCCTGTGCCAGGCCTATGGCGGCGCCCTGGTATCGACCAGCGCCAACCTCAGCGGCGAACCGGCGGTCAGCGAACAGGCCGCGCTGGACCCCGCCCTGCTGGCGCGCGTCGACGCCGTGGTGCCGGGCGCCACCGGCGGCTTGGACCGTCCCACCGCGATCCGCGACGCCCTGACCGGCCAGTCGCTGCGTGACTGA
- a CDS encoding DUF4124 domain-containing protein has protein sequence MPRALLPLLLALLTASPSATRAQSAATTATPVTIYRCVAANGTVALRDSPCLKGEKQEVRAMQRPQDPPRVQPVVPPSVAPAVAAPPSAPTRVVYLTPPKPMYECTTPEGQVYTSDNGDGNPRWVPYGIGYSTYPAWPRSGGSVSGSVSIGNGHLSFESGDRSRPRPPGGGHHPGPRPGPVFVPGGGWVRDTCHPLPQEEVCARLSDRRYEILRRYGAALPSDRRTLDLEQRGIDARLANDCR, from the coding sequence ATGCCCCGCGCCCTCCTGCCCCTGCTGCTTGCCCTGCTGACGGCTTCGCCCTCGGCCACGCGCGCGCAGTCGGCCGCCACCACGGCCACGCCGGTCACCATCTACCGCTGCGTCGCCGCCAACGGCACCGTCGCCCTGCGCGATTCCCCTTGCCTGAAGGGCGAGAAGCAGGAAGTGCGGGCGATGCAGCGCCCCCAGGATCCTCCGCGCGTGCAGCCCGTGGTGCCGCCATCCGTGGCGCCGGCCGTTGCCGCGCCACCTTCTGCGCCCACGCGCGTGGTGTACCTCACGCCGCCCAAGCCGATGTACGAATGCACCACGCCGGAAGGACAGGTCTACACCAGCGACAACGGCGACGGCAATCCGCGCTGGGTGCCGTACGGCATCGGCTATTCGACGTATCCGGCATGGCCGCGCAGCGGCGGCAGCGTCTCGGGCAGCGTGTCGATCGGCAACGGCCACCTCTCCTTCGAGAGCGGCGATCGCTCACGCCCGCGACCTCCGGGCGGCGGCCATCATCCGGGGCCGCGTCCCGGCCCGGTGTTCGTGCCCGGCGGCGGCTGGGTGCGTGACACCTGCCATCCGCTGCCGCAGGAAGAAGTGTGCGCACGCCTGTCCGATCGCCGCTACGAGATCCTGCGCCGCTACGGCGCCGCGCTGCCCAGCGACCGCCGCACGCTAGACTTGGAACAGCGCGGTATCGATGCGCGCCTGGCCAACGATTGCAGATGA
- a CDS encoding DUF4124 domain-containing protein: MSMKPAVRSLALLSMLGLSWQAVISAAHAEVVIYRCTDASGALTLQNAPCPKGMKQEQRTMQGINTVPMAPGQAGTAAPTMTPAAPAQATPAAAPTPTSPAPAAAATAPPTPDARRLPPPVMFQCTTYDRDSYVTEDPIPASRCVTLRTVGLDGNPQSGAGQACEVVRDTCARVPDGALCDAWQKRRDETEVAARFARPENADKNRADFERVARIVAESTCGP, from the coding sequence ATGAGCATGAAACCCGCCGTACGTTCCCTCGCATTGCTGTCGATGCTCGGCCTGTCCTGGCAGGCCGTCATCTCCGCTGCCCATGCGGAAGTCGTCATCTACCGATGCACCGATGCCAGCGGCGCGCTGACCCTGCAGAACGCGCCGTGCCCCAAGGGCATGAAGCAGGAACAGCGCACCATGCAGGGCATCAACACCGTGCCGATGGCGCCGGGCCAGGCCGGTACGGCGGCGCCCACCATGACGCCCGCTGCCCCAGCGCAGGCAACGCCCGCGGCGGCACCGACACCAACCTCGCCGGCGCCGGCAGCGGCTGCCACCGCCCCGCCCACGCCGGATGCGCGCCGCCTGCCGCCACCGGTGATGTTCCAGTGCACCACCTACGACAGGGACAGCTACGTCACCGAGGATCCGATTCCCGCCTCGCGCTGCGTGACGCTGCGCACCGTCGGCCTGGACGGCAACCCGCAGTCCGGCGCCGGCCAGGCCTGCGAAGTGGTCCGCGACACCTGCGCCCGCGTGCCCGATGGCGCGCTCTGCGATGCATGGCAGAAGCGCCGCGACGAAACCGAAGTGGCCGCCCGCTTCGCACGCCCCGAGAACGCCGACAAGAACCGCGCCGACTTCGAGCGCGTGGCGCGCATCGTCGCCGAGAGCACCTGCGGCCCGTAA
- a CDS encoding type 1 glutamine amidotransferase domain-containing protein, giving the protein MKRWITCGLLACAASVLLACVGGFFYVQTLDLDSQPLPAPTSTVADLALMQRAVPPTRGRVLAVVTSTAQFPGGDKKAGFELSELARAYYVLQANGYEVDIASPQGGSPPMRLDGEDAVAADYAFLNDAAARRKLDGSLPLREVDATRYAAVYLVGGKGTMFDFPDDPDLQRIVRIVYQRGGVIGAVCHGPAGLLEVMRDDGTPLLRGRRVTGFSNAEELFLIKDARVRFPYLLQDRMVEKGAQFVEGPMYLDNTVVDGRLVTGQNPWSTWSTAEAMVRALGHAPVARAPGRDELAVQVLAVYHREGMEAARAARAALPEADKRLLLMHALVAGMQGRLGEAWQLQALARG; this is encoded by the coding sequence ATGAAACGATGGATCACGTGCGGCCTGCTGGCCTGCGCAGCGAGTGTGTTGCTGGCCTGCGTGGGCGGCTTCTTCTACGTGCAGACGCTGGACCTGGACAGTCAGCCATTGCCGGCCCCGACCAGCACGGTGGCGGATCTGGCGCTCATGCAGCGGGCGGTACCGCCGACGCGTGGACGTGTCCTGGCGGTGGTCACCAGCACGGCGCAGTTTCCCGGCGGCGACAAGAAGGCGGGTTTCGAGCTGAGCGAACTGGCGCGCGCGTACTACGTGCTGCAGGCCAACGGCTACGAGGTGGACATCGCCAGTCCCCAGGGCGGATCGCCGCCGATGCGGTTGGACGGCGAAGATGCGGTCGCCGCGGATTACGCGTTCCTCAACGATGCGGCGGCACGACGGAAGCTCGACGGCAGCCTGCCGCTGCGCGAGGTGGATGCCACGCGCTACGCGGCGGTGTACCTGGTCGGCGGCAAGGGCACGATGTTCGACTTCCCCGACGATCCCGACCTGCAGCGCATCGTGCGCATCGTCTACCAGCGCGGCGGCGTGATCGGTGCGGTGTGCCATGGCCCTGCCGGCTTGCTCGAGGTGATGCGGGACGACGGCACGCCGCTGCTGCGCGGGCGCCGCGTGACCGGCTTCAGCAATGCCGAGGAGCTGTTCCTGATCAAGGACGCGCGCGTGCGCTTCCCGTACCTGCTGCAGGACCGCATGGTCGAGAAGGGCGCCCAGTTTGTCGAAGGCCCGATGTATCTCGACAACACCGTGGTCGATGGCCGGCTGGTGACCGGGCAGAACCCGTGGTCGACGTGGTCCACCGCCGAGGCGATGGTGCGCGCGCTGGGCCATGCGCCCGTCGCGCGCGCGCCGGGACGCGATGAACTCGCCGTACAGGTGCTGGCGGTCTACCACCGCGAAGGCATGGAGGCCGCGCGCGCGGCCCGCGCCGCATTGCCCGAGGCGGACAAGCGCCTGCTGCTGATGCATGCGCTGGTGGCGGGCATGCAGGGGCGGCTGGGCGAGGCGTGGCAGCTGCAGGCGCTGGCGCGCGGGTGA
- a CDS encoding SDR family oxidoreductase, whose protein sequence is MAANRWRLDGQRALVTGASAGIGLAIARELLGLGADVLMVARDVDALHDARADLGDEFPEREIGTLAADVADDEDRRAILDWVEDHGDGLNILVNNAGGNVTRAAVDYTEDEWRGIFETNLFSAFELSRYAHPLLAQHAASCIVNVGSVSGITAVRSGAPYGMTKAALHQLTRNLAAEWAEDGVRVNAVAPWYIRTRRTSGPLSDPDYYDEVIDRTPMRRIGEPEEVAGAVAFLCLPAASYVTGECIAVDGGFLRYGF, encoded by the coding sequence GTGGCGGCGAACCGGTGGCGGCTGGACGGACAACGGGCACTGGTGACCGGCGCCAGCGCGGGCATCGGCCTGGCGATCGCGCGCGAACTGCTGGGGCTGGGCGCGGACGTGCTGATGGTGGCGCGCGACGTGGATGCGCTGCACGATGCGCGCGCCGACCTGGGCGATGAGTTTCCCGAGCGCGAGATCGGCACGCTGGCCGCCGATGTCGCCGACGACGAGGACCGTCGCGCCATCCTCGACTGGGTGGAAGACCATGGCGACGGCCTCAACATCCTGGTCAACAACGCCGGCGGCAACGTCACCCGCGCCGCGGTGGACTACACCGAGGACGAGTGGCGCGGCATCTTCGAGACCAACCTGTTCTCCGCGTTCGAGCTGTCGCGCTATGCGCATCCGCTGCTCGCGCAGCATGCGGCCTCCTGCATCGTCAACGTCGGCAGCGTGTCCGGCATCACCGCCGTGCGCAGCGGTGCGCCCTACGGCATGACCAAGGCCGCGTTGCATCAGCTCACCCGCAACCTGGCCGCCGAATGGGCCGAGGACGGCGTACGCGTGAACGCGGTGGCGCCGTGGTACATCCGCACGCGCCGCACCTCCGGCCCGCTGTCGGACCCGGACTACTACGACGAAGTGATCGACCGTACCCCGATGCGCCGCATCGGCGAGCCGGAGGAAGTCGCCGGCGCCGTCGCCTTCCTGTGCCTGCCTGCGGCCAGCTATGTCACCGGCGAGTGCATCGCGGTGGATGGCGGGTTCTTGCGGTACGGATTCTGA
- the map gene encoding type I methionyl aminopeptidase, which translates to MIKTADELARMAEAGALLASVFDRLGRLTLEGMSTMAINDAVERMIVDDLQARPASKGQYGFPYVLNASIDDVVCHGMPSQHDVLRSGQIVNLDITLEKNGYIADSSTTYLVGEVAYPARRLVAATYHAMWKGIAAVRPGARLGDIGHAIAQYARQQGYSVVKEYGGHGIGREMHEAPHVHHYGRPGTGMELEEGMVFTIEPMLNQGRAAIRSQPDQWPVHTRDGKLSAQFEHTVAVTRTGARVLTLRKGETPPRDVR; encoded by the coding sequence GTGATCAAGACCGCCGACGAACTGGCGCGCATGGCCGAGGCCGGCGCGCTGCTGGCGTCCGTGTTCGACCGGCTCGGCCGGCTGACGCTGGAAGGCATGAGCACGATGGCGATCAACGATGCCGTCGAGCGCATGATCGTGGACGACCTGCAGGCGCGGCCGGCCAGCAAGGGGCAGTACGGCTTCCCGTATGTCCTCAACGCCTCCATCGATGACGTGGTCTGCCACGGCATGCCCTCGCAGCACGACGTGCTGCGCAGCGGGCAGATCGTCAACCTCGACATCACGCTCGAGAAGAACGGCTACATCGCCGATTCCAGCACCACCTACCTGGTGGGCGAGGTGGCGTATCCGGCGCGACGGCTGGTGGCGGCCACCTACCACGCCATGTGGAAGGGCATCGCCGCCGTGCGTCCCGGCGCGCGCCTGGGCGACATCGGCCACGCCATCGCCCAGTACGCGCGCCAACAGGGCTACAGCGTGGTCAAGGAGTACGGTGGCCACGGCATCGGCCGCGAGATGCACGAAGCCCCGCACGTGCATCACTACGGCAGGCCCGGCACCGGTATGGAACTGGAGGAAGGCATGGTGTTCACCATCGAACCGATGTTGAACCAGGGCCGCGCCGCGATCCGCTCGCAACCGGACCAGTGGCCGGTGCATACGCGCGACGGCAAGCTGTCGGCGCAGTTCGAGCATACCGTCGCGGTGACGCGCACCGGTGCGCGCGTGCTGACGCTGCGCAAGGGCGAGACGCCGCCGCGCGACGTCCGCTGA
- a CDS encoding ParD-like family protein, whose amino-acid sequence MGIVNIDDALHDQLRRACTVSHRSINAQANFWIKVGMLCEMHPELSFQDIVANELRAAGVQPAPLRAGHT is encoded by the coding sequence ATGGGCATCGTCAACATCGACGACGCGCTGCACGACCAGCTGCGTCGCGCCTGCACCGTCAGTCACCGCTCGATCAACGCGCAGGCCAACTTCTGGATCAAGGTCGGCATGCTGTGCGAGATGCACCCGGAGCTCAGCTTCCAGGACATCGTGGCCAACGAACTGCGCGCGGCCGGGGTGCAACCGGCACCGCTGCGCGCCGGCCACACGTGA
- the sppA gene encoding signal peptide peptidase SppA, with translation MSQVAPAPRRNPVVAFFVGLWDVMNFTRKLVLNLIFFGLLFLLFIVFVIAAGSGGVKPLMERTTFVLAPEGRLVEQFTADPATRALAKAFGDKSAEEVQLRDLLRAIEAAQKDEKIERMLLRVDQLQPTGYASLREVAAALARFRASGKQIVAFGENLSQTQYLLAAQADEVYLDPMGSLMLEGLGRYRQYYREGLQDKLGVDVHLFKVGEYKSAAEPYVLDAASKEAKEADLYWMNDVWQRLLADIAKVRKTTPEALAAGIDTLPEGIAAAGGDLAKYALQQKLVDGLKTQEEVEDLLIERGVADEDSDTGFRAIGLTGYLTQLDAKINPLDKRPQVAVVVAEGEITDGDQPAGRVGGLSTSALLREARDDDDVKAVVLRVDSPGGGVYASEQIRREVAALKKAGKPVVVSMGDLAASGGYWISMNADRIYADPSTITGSIGIFGLIPTVPRTLEKIGVRTDGVGTTRFAGAFDISRPLDPAVGQVIQSVIDKGYADFTGKVAEARKKPVDEIDAVARGRVWSGAQAKERGLVDELAGFDAAIADAAKRAKLGEAGKYRVRYIEKMSSPFSQFMGGFAGSRIGSAWLKDSDFARALLARSLPEMDAQLRFVDEAVNDRHGAPVKSLAYCFCGF, from the coding sequence ATGAGCCAAGTCGCCCCCGCCCCCCGCCGCAATCCGGTCGTCGCCTTCTTCGTCGGCCTGTGGGACGTGATGAACTTCACCCGCAAGCTGGTCCTCAACCTGATCTTCTTCGGGCTGCTGTTCCTCCTCTTCATCGTCTTCGTCATCGCCGCCGGCAGTGGCGGGGTGAAGCCGCTGATGGAGCGCACGACCTTCGTGCTGGCGCCGGAAGGCCGCCTGGTCGAGCAGTTCACCGCCGATCCGGCCACGCGCGCGCTGGCCAAGGCCTTCGGCGACAAGAGTGCCGAGGAAGTGCAGCTGCGCGACCTGCTGCGCGCGATCGAGGCGGCGCAGAAGGACGAGAAGATCGAACGCATGCTGCTGCGCGTGGACCAGCTGCAGCCCACCGGCTACGCCTCGCTGCGCGAAGTCGCCGCTGCGCTGGCCAGGTTCCGCGCCTCCGGCAAGCAGATCGTGGCCTTCGGCGAGAACCTCAGCCAGACCCAGTACCTGCTGGCCGCACAGGCCGACGAGGTCTATCTCGACCCGATGGGCAGCCTGATGCTCGAGGGCCTGGGCCGTTACCGGCAGTACTACCGCGAAGGCCTGCAGGACAAGCTCGGCGTGGACGTGCACCTGTTCAAGGTGGGCGAGTACAAGTCCGCCGCCGAACCGTACGTGCTGGACGCCGCGTCGAAGGAAGCCAAGGAAGCCGACCTGTACTGGATGAACGATGTGTGGCAGCGCCTGCTGGCCGACATCGCCAAGGTCCGCAAGACCACGCCGGAAGCGCTGGCCGCCGGCATCGACACGCTGCCCGAAGGCATCGCGGCCGCCGGTGGCGACCTGGCCAAGTACGCGCTGCAGCAGAAGCTGGTCGACGGCCTGAAGACGCAGGAAGAAGTGGAGGACCTGCTGATCGAGCGCGGCGTGGCCGACGAGGATTCGGACACCGGCTTCCGCGCCATCGGCCTGACCGGCTACCTGACCCAGCTCGACGCCAAGATCAATCCGCTCGACAAGCGTCCGCAGGTCGCGGTGGTGGTGGCCGAAGGCGAGATCACCGACGGCGACCAGCCGGCCGGCCGCGTCGGTGGCTTGTCCACCTCGGCGCTGCTGCGCGAGGCGCGCGACGACGACGACGTGAAGGCCGTGGTGCTGCGCGTGGATTCGCCCGGCGGCGGCGTGTACGCCTCCGAGCAGATCCGCCGCGAAGTGGCCGCGCTGAAGAAGGCCGGCAAGCCGGTGGTCGTCTCGATGGGCGACCTGGCCGCGTCCGGCGGCTACTGGATCAGCATGAATGCCGACCGCATCTACGCCGACCCGTCCACCATCACCGGCTCGATCGGCATCTTCGGCCTGATCCCCACCGTGCCGCGCACGCTGGAGAAGATCGGCGTGCGCACCGACGGCGTGGGCACCACCCGCTTCGCCGGCGCGTTCGACATCAGCCGTCCGCTGGACCCGGCCGTCGGCCAGGTGATCCAGTCGGTCATCGACAAGGGCTATGCCGACTTCACCGGCAAGGTCGCCGAAGCGCGCAAGAAGCCGGTCGACGAGATCGACGCCGTCGCCCGCGGCCGCGTGTGGAGCGGGGCGCAGGCGAAGGAGCGCGGCCTGGTCGACGAACTGGCCGGCTTCGACGCCGCCATCGCCGACGCGGCCAAGCGCGCCAAGCTGGGCGAGGCCGGCAAGTACCGCGTGCGCTACATCGAGAAGATGTCCTCGCCGTTCTCGCAGTTCATGGGCGGGTTCGCCGGCAGCCGGATCGGCAGCGCCTGGCTGAAGGACTCCGATTTCGCCCGCGCGCTGCTGGCGCGCAGCCTGCCGGAGATGGACGCACAGCTGCGCTTCGTCGACGAGGCGGTGAACGACCGCCATGGCGCCCCGGTGAAGAGCCTGGCGTACTGCTTCTGCGGGTTCTGA
- a CDS encoding MATE family efflux transporter, whose product MSLSPSPTPRFGQEVRSTATLALPLVLGHVSTGLIGFVDNVIAGHHATATLAAVTVGTALLWLPMMVPIGTLISLTASVSQLDGANRRSEIAPLFRQALWLSLGLGLLMFAFLSVAPYALAAFGIAPDIIPGATAFLHGIRWGVPALTFYFCMRYLSEGTHWTLPTMILGFGGLFVLAPVGYVLAFGKFGFPEMGAGGLGIASALTMWLQAIAFAIYLTRARRFADLQLFAQFDPPRAAPILQLLRTGLPIGITVLMEGSLFIVTALLIARLGATPAAAHQIAINVSALCFMIPMGVAEATTVRVGHAVGAGNALGIRRAAHAGYVIVLATQAVSALFLLLGHDLVVSLYTDDLAVAALAGTLLLFAAAFQFPDGIQVLSAGALRGLKDTRVPMWLAVVSYWGLGMPLGAGLGLGLGWGPQGMWLGLIVGLTAAAVLLGGRFERSSRRWQASPTSVTVTNGA is encoded by the coding sequence ATGTCCCTCTCTCCCTCCCCGACCCCGCGCTTCGGCCAGGAAGTGCGCTCGACGGCGACGCTCGCCCTGCCGCTGGTGCTGGGCCATGTGTCCACCGGCCTGATCGGCTTCGTCGACAACGTCATCGCCGGCCACCACGCCACCGCCACGCTGGCGGCGGTGACCGTCGGCACCGCGCTGCTGTGGCTGCCGATGATGGTGCCGATCGGCACGCTGATCTCGCTCACCGCGTCGGTGTCGCAGCTCGATGGCGCCAACCGGCGCAGCGAGATCGCGCCGCTGTTCCGGCAGGCGCTGTGGCTGTCGCTGGGCCTGGGCCTGCTGATGTTCGCCTTCCTCAGCGTGGCGCCGTACGCGCTGGCCGCGTTCGGCATCGCGCCCGACATCATTCCCGGCGCGACGGCCTTCCTGCACGGCATCCGCTGGGGCGTGCCGGCGCTGACGTTCTACTTCTGCATGCGCTACCTCAGCGAAGGCACGCACTGGACGCTGCCGACCATGATCCTCGGCTTCGGCGGGCTGTTCGTGCTGGCTCCGGTGGGTTACGTGCTGGCGTTCGGCAAGTTCGGCTTCCCGGAGATGGGCGCGGGCGGTCTGGGCATCGCGTCGGCGCTGACCATGTGGCTGCAGGCCATCGCGTTCGCGATCTACCTGACGCGCGCGCGCCGCTTCGCCGACCTGCAGCTGTTCGCGCAGTTCGATCCGCCGCGCGCGGCGCCGATCCTGCAGCTGCTGCGCACCGGGCTGCCGATCGGCATCACCGTGCTGATGGAAGGCAGCCTCTTCATCGTCACCGCGCTGCTGATCGCGCGCCTGGGCGCCACGCCGGCGGCGGCGCACCAGATCGCCATCAACGTGTCGGCGCTGTGCTTCATGATCCCGATGGGTGTGGCCGAGGCCACCACCGTGCGCGTGGGCCATGCGGTGGGCGCGGGCAATGCGCTGGGCATCCGCCGCGCCGCGCATGCGGGCTACGTGATCGTGCTGGCCACGCAGGCGGTGTCGGCGCTGTTCCTGCTGCTGGGCCACGACCTGGTGGTGTCGCTGTATACCGACGACCTGGCGGTGGCCGCGCTGGCCGGCACGCTGCTGCTGTTCGCCGCCGCGTTCCAGTTCCCCGACGGCATCCAGGTGCTCTCGGCCGGTGCGCTGCGCGGGCTGAAGGACACCCGCGTGCCCATGTGGCTGGCGGTGGTCTCGTACTGGGGCCTGGGCATGCCGCTGGGCGCCGGCCTGGGCCTGGGGCTCGGTTGGGGCCCGCAGGGCATGTGGCTGGGGCTGATCGTCGGCCTGACCGCCGCCGCCGTGTTGCTGGGCGGGCGGTTCGAGCGCAGCAGCCGGCGCTGGCAGGCCTCACCGACGTCGGTGACGGTGACCAACGGGGCATGA